A single genomic interval of Streptomyces sp. BA2 harbors:
- a CDS encoding TetR/AcrR family transcriptional regulator has translation MGTTTTAPQRRGRGGRERILAAAAQLFATQGINATGMEQVAEEAPVSKRTLYAHFRTKGDLVIAHLQDLASSGATLESVLTREELPPRERILGLFDQPVAVGAPVRGCPFIDAAAEFPDPNNAVHSYAREQKLRMVRLVTALVRELGCREPAALAEQLVTLADGAASRAMVLGEADYGRHARAAAEVLLDRALRGTS, from the coding sequence ATGGGCACGACGACTACGGCACCTCAACGGCGGGGACGTGGGGGCCGGGAGCGCATCCTGGCTGCCGCCGCCCAACTGTTCGCGACTCAGGGGATCAACGCGACCGGCATGGAACAGGTCGCGGAGGAAGCGCCGGTGTCCAAGCGCACGCTCTACGCGCACTTCCGGACCAAGGGCGATCTGGTCATCGCCCACCTTCAGGACCTCGCGTCGTCGGGCGCCACCCTGGAGAGCGTGCTGACCCGCGAGGAACTCCCCCCAAGGGAACGGATCCTGGGACTGTTCGACCAGCCCGTGGCGGTCGGGGCCCCGGTGCGCGGATGCCCCTTCATCGATGCCGCCGCGGAGTTCCCCGACCCGAACAACGCGGTCCATTCCTACGCCCGCGAACAGAAACTGCGGATGGTGCGGCTGGTCACCGCGTTGGTGAGGGAACTGGGCTGCCGGGAACCCGCCGCACTCGCCGAACAGTTGGTCACCCTCGCGGACGGCGCGGCCAGTCGTGCCATGGTGCTGGGAGAAGCGGACTACGGCCGGCACGCGCGGGCGGCAGCGGAAGTCCTCCTCGACCGCGCACTACGCGGCACGAGCTGA
- a CDS encoding LysM peptidoglycan-binding domain-containing protein, whose protein sequence is MPAKGKHRRPKSSSLTRGIAAAGTGGAVLVLPVLGATAASAAQAGPAAKPAAAPKTYVVAAGDTLSKIVREHSLSGGWKKLYEDNRDALGGDPALIHPGIKLTLGEKATAERADRSERKDTAAAKPASAPAKKSYTNDLDGWIKESLDIMAQRGIPGSYEGIHRNIMRESSGNPLAINNWDSNAVAGTPSKGLLQVIGPTFDAYHVPGTSLDSYDPVANITAACNYAADRYGSIDNVNGPY, encoded by the coding sequence ATGCCTGCAAAGGGAAAGCACCGCCGTCCCAAGTCCAGCTCACTCACCCGTGGCATCGCCGCCGCAGGCACGGGCGGGGCCGTGCTCGTGCTCCCGGTCCTCGGCGCGACCGCCGCCAGCGCCGCGCAGGCAGGCCCGGCCGCCAAGCCCGCCGCTGCCCCGAAGACCTACGTCGTCGCAGCGGGCGACACCCTCTCCAAGATCGTCCGAGAGCACTCGCTGAGCGGCGGCTGGAAGAAGCTGTACGAGGACAACCGCGACGCCCTCGGTGGTGACCCGGCACTGATCCACCCCGGTATCAAGCTCACCCTCGGCGAGAAGGCCACCGCCGAGCGAGCAGACCGCTCCGAGCGCAAGGACACCGCAGCCGCGAAGCCCGCCTCTGCCCCGGCGAAGAAGTCGTACACCAACGATCTCGACGGCTGGATCAAGGAATCGCTCGACATCATGGCCCAGCGCGGCATCCCCGGCTCCTACGAGGGCATCCACCGCAACATCATGCGCGAGTCCTCCGGCAACCCGCTGGCTATCAACAACTGGGACTCCAACGCCGTGGCCGGAACCCCCTCCAAGGGACTCCTGCAGGTCATCGGCCCCACGTTCGACGCCTACCACGTGCCCGGCACCTCGCTGGACAGCTACGACCCGGTCGCCAACATCACTGCCGCCTGCAACTACGCGGCCGACCGGTACGGCTCGATCGACAACGTGAACGGCCCGTACTAG
- a CDS encoding EF-hand domain-containing protein, with protein MDGDELVDRQDTVRRAEQLIAGLHEPAESHRARAVLRGAQTFWEGMAKLAGIREDGLMTETAFVDALEQAVETGVITELVGPAVEAHVALVDRNGDGVVSLEEFIVAQQVFGQGGQIARDAFAAMDRDGDGRVTVDEWQETVLEFYTSTDPGAPGNLVLGLRG; from the coding sequence GTGGACGGCGACGAATTGGTGGACCGTCAGGACACCGTCCGTCGCGCCGAGCAATTGATCGCGGGCTTGCACGAGCCCGCTGAGTCTCACCGCGCGCGAGCTGTTCTACGAGGAGCGCAGACGTTCTGGGAAGGAATGGCGAAACTGGCAGGAATCCGCGAGGACGGCTTGATGACGGAAACGGCGTTTGTCGACGCCCTTGAACAGGCCGTTGAGACCGGAGTGATCACCGAACTCGTGGGACCGGCCGTGGAAGCCCACGTCGCACTCGTGGACCGTAACGGCGACGGTGTGGTGAGCCTTGAGGAGTTCATCGTCGCCCAGCAGGTGTTCGGGCAGGGCGGACAGATCGCGCGCGATGCCTTCGCGGCGATGGACCGGGACGGCGACGGGAGGGTGACGGTCGACGAGTGGCAGGAAACAGTGCTCGAGTTCTACACGAGCACTGACCCGGGCGCCCCGGGAAATCTGGTGCTTGGCCTGCGAGGCTGA
- a CDS encoding nitroreductase yields the protein MRKPVPTELSGCAEKLIRGRHATRAFRPEAVPSDVIRAIFSLAGAAPSNSNAQPWQVEVVSGAARERLANALQADHAEKRTSVDFPYSEDMYAQVHRARRAEFGSELYGALGIGQDDHAARAAYDAESLRFYGAPHAAFLFVTGDGGARLAADVGAYMQTLLLAMTAYGVDSCPQGLLSFYADTVRAELGVSVGKLLVGVSFGYADETAPVNRVSTERAALTATTAFHD from the coding sequence ATGCGAAAGCCGGTCCCCACCGAGCTGAGCGGCTGCGCGGAGAAACTGATACGCGGCCGTCACGCGACACGCGCGTTCCGTCCGGAGGCTGTGCCTTCAGACGTAATACGCGCGATCTTCTCGCTGGCCGGTGCCGCACCGTCCAACTCCAATGCGCAGCCGTGGCAGGTGGAGGTGGTGAGCGGTGCGGCGCGTGAGCGCCTGGCGAATGCCTTGCAGGCGGACCACGCCGAGAAGCGAACATCGGTGGACTTTCCGTACTCCGAGGACATGTACGCGCAGGTGCACCGGGCCCGCCGGGCCGAGTTCGGCAGCGAGCTGTACGGAGCGCTGGGCATCGGCCAGGACGACCATGCGGCACGTGCGGCTTATGACGCGGAGAGCCTGCGTTTCTACGGGGCGCCGCACGCCGCTTTCCTGTTCGTCACCGGTGACGGCGGGGCGCGGCTGGCAGCGGACGTCGGCGCCTACATGCAGACCCTGCTCCTGGCGATGACCGCGTACGGCGTGGACAGTTGCCCGCAGGGACTGTTGAGCTTCTACGCCGACACCGTCCGAGCCGAACTGGGAGTCAGCGTGGGCAAGTTGCTCGTGGGCGTCTCCTTCGGTTACGCCGACGAGACCGCGCCAGTGAACCGGGTGAGTACCGAGCGTGCCGCGCTCACGGCGACCACGGCCTTCCACGACTAG
- a CDS encoding NAD(P)-dependent oxidoreductase, whose product MGTERMKKVCIVGASGKLGQYMVRHALERGYEVVGVCRERSVPKLAEFEGRMTVVPGPTNDPEVIRGAVAGCDGVLTVLVPWGVQQYASGTAQAVLDHARPGARLVFSCGWHITRDGKDTYSWTFRAAVRIAAVLAKLVRAVEIDDQVEACRRVFASDTRWTVVRGSTLEEGESQGLPVWSRHVGDPVLASNLTRRVDFALFMVEALTDDTLVQEAPAIVGCRTPSALAHNSTVT is encoded by the coding sequence ATGGGCACGGAGCGAATGAAGAAGGTCTGCATCGTCGGAGCTTCGGGGAAGCTCGGGCAGTACATGGTCCGGCACGCGCTGGAACGCGGTTACGAGGTCGTCGGCGTGTGCCGGGAGCGCAGCGTGCCGAAGCTGGCCGAGTTCGAAGGCCGGATGACCGTCGTCCCCGGGCCGACGAACGACCCGGAGGTGATCCGGGGAGCGGTCGCCGGGTGCGACGGGGTACTGACGGTGCTGGTGCCCTGGGGTGTGCAGCAGTACGCCTCGGGCACGGCGCAGGCGGTGCTCGACCACGCACGGCCGGGCGCGCGACTGGTCTTCTCCTGCGGCTGGCACATCACACGCGACGGCAAGGACACGTACTCGTGGACGTTCCGGGCGGCCGTCCGGATCGCTGCTGTGCTGGCCAAGCTCGTCCGCGCCGTCGAGATAGACGACCAAGTGGAGGCGTGCCGCCGCGTGTTCGCCAGCGACACCCGGTGGACGGTGGTACGCGGCAGCACCCTGGAGGAGGGCGAGAGCCAGGGCCTGCCCGTGTGGAGCCGGCACGTGGGTGACCCGGTGCTGGCCAGCAACCTGACACGCCGTGTGGACTTCGCACTGTTCATGGTGGAGGCGCTCACCGACGACACGCTCGTCCAGGAGGCACCGGCGATCGTCGGCTGCCGCACCCCCAGCGCACTCGCGCACAATTCGACGGTAACGTAG
- a CDS encoding TetR/AcrR family transcriptional regulator — MRDGGKSRRGASARTPLSRERVIRTAVAVADEKGSAALTMRAIAQPLGVEAMSLYHHVTGREDILDGMVDAVFGEIDLPPRDTDWKSAMRHRAASARAVLRRHPWAVALMDSRTRPGPATLRHHDAVIGALRTSGFSVPMAAHAFSLIDSYLYGFVIQELSLPFSSSAELDEVAGAILREMPADAYPHLTELATEHALKPGYDYADEFTFGLTLILDALGPDEDASA; from the coding sequence ATGCGTGACGGAGGGAAGAGTCGGCGCGGGGCGTCGGCACGCACCCCGCTCAGCCGCGAGCGCGTGATCCGCACGGCGGTGGCAGTTGCGGACGAGAAGGGCTCGGCCGCGCTGACCATGCGGGCCATCGCCCAACCGCTGGGTGTCGAGGCGATGTCTCTCTACCACCACGTCACGGGCAGGGAGGACATCCTCGACGGCATGGTGGACGCGGTGTTCGGTGAGATCGACCTGCCGCCGCGCGACACGGACTGGAAGAGCGCCATGCGCCACCGAGCGGCCTCCGCCCGTGCCGTGCTCCGTCGCCATCCGTGGGCCGTCGCCCTGATGGACTCCCGCACCCGACCCGGCCCCGCGACCCTGCGCCATCACGACGCCGTCATCGGCGCGTTGCGCACCAGCGGGTTCTCCGTACCGATGGCCGCGCACGCCTTCTCACTGATCGACAGCTACCTGTACGGCTTCGTCATCCAGGAGCTGAGCCTGCCGTTCAGCAGCTCGGCGGAGCTGGACGAGGTTGCTGGCGCCATCCTGCGCGAGATGCCTGCCGACGCCTACCCTCACCTCACCGAACTCGCCACCGAGCACGCCCTCAAGCCCGGCTACGACTACGCCGACGAGTTCACCTTCGGCCTCACCCTCATCCTCGACGCCCTGGGCCCGGACGAGGACGCGAGCGCGTAG
- a CDS encoding ABC transporter permease subunit has protein sequence MTTAAPREQQASGRRKLWGQQNRTLWFWVFVGPFLLGLGVFTYVPLGWSVYLSFFDAHNTVTPNDFVGLGNYTEMLRNEAFTDSLWTFLVFSLFIVPATYALSLALALMVHRQRRAQAFFRSVFFLPAACSYVVAALIWKMSIFNGVRFGLANTVLGWFGGDQIAWLSTTDPPWYWAVIVTVRLWLQAGFYMVLFLAGLQRISPTLYEAAAVDGARPGWQVFRHITFPQLKATSVAVVLLLVINAFQAFDEFYNLLSDSRGYPPYARPPLVYLYYTALGQGQNLGLGSAGAVLLALIIAVVTVGQAKWFGLGRKEAE, from the coding sequence GTGACCACAGCAGCCCCTCGCGAACAACAGGCAAGTGGGCGAAGGAAGTTGTGGGGACAGCAGAACCGCACCCTCTGGTTCTGGGTGTTCGTCGGACCCTTCCTGCTCGGCCTGGGCGTCTTCACGTACGTCCCGCTCGGCTGGAGCGTCTACCTCAGCTTCTTCGACGCACACAACACCGTCACCCCGAACGACTTCGTCGGCCTCGGCAACTACACCGAGATGCTGCGGAACGAGGCGTTCACCGACAGCCTGTGGACCTTCCTGGTCTTCTCGCTCTTCATCGTGCCCGCGACGTACGCGCTCTCCCTCGCGCTCGCCCTCATGGTCCACCGCCAGCGCCGTGCCCAGGCGTTCTTCCGCTCGGTCTTCTTCCTGCCCGCGGCCTGCTCCTACGTCGTGGCCGCGCTCATCTGGAAGATGTCGATCTTCAACGGAGTACGGTTCGGGCTCGCCAACACGGTCCTCGGCTGGTTCGGCGGCGACCAGATAGCCTGGCTTTCGACCACCGACCCGCCCTGGTACTGGGCCGTGATCGTCACCGTACGGCTCTGGCTCCAGGCGGGCTTCTACATGGTGCTCTTCCTCGCCGGACTCCAGCGCATCAGCCCCACCCTCTACGAGGCTGCGGCCGTGGACGGGGCGCGGCCCGGCTGGCAGGTCTTCCGCCACATCACGTTCCCGCAGCTGAAGGCGACATCGGTGGCGGTGGTGCTGCTGCTCGTCATCAACGCCTTCCAGGCGTTCGACGAGTTCTACAACCTGCTCTCGGACTCCCGCGGCTACCCGCCCTACGCCAGGCCCCCACTCGTCTACCTCTACTACACGGCGCTCGGTCAGGGACAGAACCTCGGTCTCGGCAGCGCGGGCGCCGTCCTGCTCGCCCTGATCATCGCGGTGGTGACGGTGGGTCAGGCGAAGTGGTTCGGGCTCGGCAGGAAGGAGGCGGAATGA
- a CDS encoding ABC transporter substrate-binding protein, with translation MTINRRGLLGAGAVLGLLSACGSNTGRDDGGSGDGPKLSQWYHQYGEQGTEQAVKKYAAAYKKANVTVQWRPGNYDEQTAAALLTDSGPDVFEVNGPSLDQIQGKQVADLTELFDGVKDDFNPAVLAPKTYDGRIWGIPQVIDMQMLYYRKSLLADAGVQPPKTLDELVDAAKKLTSKKTKGLFLGNDGGAGVLGGTPLYAAGLELVTADGKVGFDDPAAARALGKIHRLYADKSLLLGAPADWSDPSAFVQGLTAMQWSGLWALPTVQKELGDDFGVLPFPKDGAAGKPSVPVGAYAAAVSTRSKHQKAGKDFLKWLWIDSTDRQEDFALAYGFHIPARMSLAKKADKLSKGAAADAVRYTTDYGHAEPLLWTPASRSAYQDALSRIIKDGASPDGELKKVVRKVSAELGRVKKKS, from the coding sequence ATGACGATCAACCGCAGGGGACTGCTCGGGGCGGGCGCCGTGTTGGGGCTGCTGAGCGCATGTGGCTCCAACACGGGCCGGGACGATGGTGGTTCAGGCGACGGGCCGAAGCTGTCGCAGTGGTACCACCAGTACGGCGAGCAGGGCACCGAGCAGGCCGTGAAGAAGTACGCCGCCGCCTACAAGAAGGCGAACGTCACCGTCCAGTGGCGACCCGGCAACTACGACGAGCAGACCGCGGCCGCGCTCCTCACCGACTCGGGCCCTGACGTATTCGAGGTCAACGGCCCGTCCCTCGACCAGATCCAGGGCAAGCAGGTCGCCGATCTGACCGAGCTGTTCGACGGCGTCAAGGACGACTTCAACCCTGCCGTTCTCGCCCCGAAGACGTACGACGGCAGGATCTGGGGCATCCCCCAAGTCATCGATATGCAGATGCTCTACTACCGCAAGAGCCTGCTCGCCGACGCGGGGGTTCAGCCCCCGAAGACGCTGGACGAGCTCGTGGACGCCGCGAAGAAGCTCACGTCGAAGAAGACGAAGGGCCTGTTCCTGGGCAACGACGGAGGCGCCGGCGTCCTGGGCGGCACGCCCCTGTACGCCGCCGGTCTCGAACTCGTCACCGCCGACGGCAAGGTCGGCTTCGACGACCCGGCCGCCGCCCGCGCCCTCGGCAAGATCCACCGGCTGTACGCCGACAAGTCGCTGCTCCTGGGCGCGCCCGCCGACTGGTCGGACCCGTCGGCGTTCGTCCAGGGGCTCACCGCCATGCAGTGGTCGGGCCTGTGGGCCCTGCCCACCGTGCAGAAGGAACTCGGCGACGACTTCGGCGTCCTGCCGTTCCCGAAGGACGGCGCGGCGGGCAAGCCCTCGGTGCCCGTCGGCGCGTACGCCGCCGCGGTCAGCACGCGCAGCAAGCACCAGAAGGCCGGCAAGGACTTCCTCAAGTGGCTGTGGATCGACAGCACCGACCGCCAGGAGGACTTCGCCCTCGCGTACGGATTCCACATCCCGGCCCGTATGTCCCTGGCGAAGAAGGCTGACAAACTCAGCAAGGGCGCGGCGGCCGACGCCGTCCGCTACACCACGGACTACGGCCACGCCGAGCCCCTCCTCTGGACCCCCGCCAGCAGGAGTGCTTACCAAGATGCCTTGAGCCGGATCATCAAGGACGGTGCGAGCCCCGACGGCGAGCTCAAGAAGGTCGTGCGCAAGGTGTCCGCCGAGCTCGGCCGGGTGAAGAAGAAGTCGTGA
- a CDS encoding maleylpyruvate isomerase N-terminal domain-containing protein produces MQSADIAVDGEDLRRVVTLAIDTLRDADPDAWEAKAGTLEWTCWETLEHLADDLFTYAARFGLAKPPMSTVLPFRTSSDRSGGPENVIFVDRASGPEGLLTILEACGGLLASVLRTAPSTTVAHHVFGPSDPEGFAAMAVVETLVHTHDITQGLNLEWSPPRDLCERVLQRLFPHVAIDCDVWQILLWATGRTALPHRPRLTEWRWYGTKGV; encoded by the coding sequence ATGCAGAGCGCGGACATCGCAGTTGACGGAGAAGACCTGCGCCGGGTCGTCACTCTGGCCATCGACACCCTGAGGGATGCAGATCCCGACGCCTGGGAGGCCAAGGCGGGAACGCTCGAGTGGACGTGTTGGGAGACGCTCGAGCATCTGGCCGACGATCTGTTCACCTACGCCGCGAGGTTTGGGCTCGCCAAGCCGCCGATGTCAACGGTGTTGCCGTTCCGGACGAGCAGTGACCGAAGTGGTGGGCCGGAGAATGTCATCTTCGTTGATCGGGCCTCGGGACCCGAGGGTCTCCTGACCATCCTGGAGGCGTGTGGAGGCTTGCTGGCGTCCGTGCTGCGCACGGCACCCTCAACCACCGTCGCTCACCACGTCTTTGGGCCCTCGGACCCAGAGGGCTTTGCTGCCATGGCAGTCGTTGAAACCCTTGTGCACACCCATGACATCACTCAGGGGTTGAATCTGGAGTGGTCGCCGCCGAGGGATCTGTGCGAACGGGTCCTGCAGAGGCTCTTTCCCCACGTCGCCATTGACTGTGACGTCTGGCAGATCCTGCTGTGGGCGACGGGACGCACCGCCCTCCCTCATCGCCCACGACTCACCGAGTGGCGCTGGTACGGCACGAAGGGCGTGTGA
- a CDS encoding carbohydrate ABC transporter permease yields the protein MRGHTRDDARVRAGRALRLSLLIALALLFLIPFYLLVRNGLSSESDITSPEWTFFPSSLRWGNVKELFEDTSVPFARSLLNSSLIAVATTLGTLLLASLAGYGLARIPYRHANKVFYAILGTLMVPASVTFVPTFVLVSSLGWVSTLRGLIVPTLFSAFACFVFRQYFLGFPRELEDAARVDGLGYWRTYWRVVVPNSRPVFAAVGTIVFIGAWNSFLWPLVIGQDRDAWTVQVALSSFTTSQVIRLHELFIAAAVSIVPLLVVFLFFQRWIVAGVERSGIDD from the coding sequence ATGAGAGGCCACACGAGGGACGACGCAAGGGTCAGGGCGGGCCGCGCGCTGCGCCTCTCGCTGCTGATAGCACTCGCGCTCCTGTTCCTGATCCCCTTCTACCTCCTTGTCCGCAACGGGCTCTCGTCCGAGAGTGACATCACCTCGCCCGAGTGGACCTTCTTCCCCTCCTCGCTGCGCTGGGGGAACGTCAAAGAGCTCTTCGAAGACACCTCCGTACCGTTTGCGCGCTCCCTGCTCAACTCCTCGCTCATCGCGGTCGCGACGACGCTCGGCACGCTGCTGCTGGCCTCGCTGGCCGGCTACGGCCTGGCCCGCATCCCGTACCGCCACGCGAACAAGGTGTTCTACGCGATCCTCGGCACGCTGATGGTCCCGGCCTCCGTCACCTTCGTCCCGACGTTCGTCCTGGTGTCGTCGCTCGGCTGGGTGTCGACGCTGCGCGGTCTGATCGTCCCGACGCTGTTCTCCGCCTTCGCGTGCTTCGTATTCCGGCAGTACTTCCTCGGATTCCCAAGGGAGTTGGAGGACGCGGCGCGCGTCGACGGGCTCGGATACTGGCGCACGTACTGGCGGGTGGTGGTGCCCAACTCCCGGCCCGTCTTCGCGGCGGTGGGCACGATCGTCTTCATCGGCGCGTGGAACTCGTTCCTGTGGCCGCTGGTCATCGGACAGGACCGCGACGCATGGACGGTGCAGGTGGCCCTGTCGTCGTTCACCACGTCCCAGGTGATCAGGCTGCACGAACTCTTCATCGCGGCCGCTGTGTCGATCGTGCCGCTGCTCGTCGTGTTCCTGTTCTTCCAACGGTGGATCGTGGCGGGGGTGGAGCGGTCGGGCATTGACGACTGA
- a CDS encoding GlxA family transcriptional regulator produces MNPHRVVALLNPPQSPFELACAAEVFGRVPQDATARYSFRICAETPGPLRTTVGYAMLVDAGLTALQEADTVVIPGWQPPGAPVPTTVTEALQAAHQRGARIVAICTGAFVLAQAGLLDGRRATTHWRDTAQLAAAFPEVQVDQDVLFVDHGDVATSAGTGAGIDLCLHLVRSDHGAAYAAQIARHMVLPPQREGSQLQYAAQPAPARTDESLAPLLEWATSRLDTPLTLARLAEHAGLSSRTLARRFTEQLGTSPGQWMLAQRLDAARVLLEQTDLPVEAIATRVGLASAVNLRRRFRAHLGTTPGAYRRIFSET; encoded by the coding sequence ATGAACCCGCATCGGGTAGTGGCACTGCTCAACCCGCCCCAGTCGCCCTTCGAGCTCGCCTGTGCCGCCGAGGTCTTCGGCCGCGTCCCGCAAGATGCGACGGCCCGCTACAGCTTCCGGATCTGCGCCGAGACGCCTGGACCCCTGCGGACCACCGTCGGCTACGCGATGCTCGTCGACGCCGGGCTGACAGCCCTCCAAGAGGCGGACACCGTGGTCATCCCCGGCTGGCAACCGCCCGGCGCTCCCGTGCCGACGACCGTCACCGAGGCACTGCAGGCCGCCCACCAGCGAGGGGCGAGGATCGTAGCCATCTGTACGGGGGCGTTCGTGCTCGCGCAGGCCGGACTGCTCGACGGCCGTCGCGCCACCACCCACTGGCGCGACACCGCCCAACTCGCCGCCGCCTTCCCCGAGGTGCAGGTGGACCAGGACGTGCTCTTCGTGGACCACGGCGACGTGGCGACCAGCGCCGGGACCGGCGCGGGCATCGACCTGTGCCTGCACCTGGTCCGTTCCGACCACGGTGCCGCCTACGCCGCGCAGATCGCCCGGCACATGGTCCTGCCGCCCCAACGCGAGGGCAGCCAACTCCAGTACGCCGCACAGCCCGCACCGGCCAGGACGGACGAGTCATTGGCGCCGCTGCTGGAGTGGGCCACCTCCCGCCTCGACACCCCCCTGACCCTCGCTCGCCTCGCCGAACACGCCGGACTGTCCAGCCGGACCCTCGCCCGCCGGTTCACCGAACAGCTAGGCACCAGCCCGGGCCAGTGGATGCTCGCCCAGCGCCTCGACGCGGCACGGGTGCTGCTGGAGCAGACCGACCTGCCGGTCGAAGCCATCGCCACCCGGGTCGGACTCGCCTCGGCCGTCAACCTGCGCCGCCGTTTCCGGGCACATCTGGGCACCACACCGGGCGCGTACCGACGGATCTTCAGCGAAACGTGA
- a CDS encoding methyltransferase domain-containing protein, with translation MADSYAGLSHHYDLIVTSGYYDYDAYTRTLLDLVQDRRLLLEVGVGTGLVCEELLRLADTDLVITGIDHTASMLAQARSRLGSRVRLIQQDVLHMALPTQYDVAFSVGGVWYHIHDHHQGQSQGHTMLGSHLLSDDDNSQALAHLHAALRPGGILLLAAQGPHVNHHRELPGGLLYSQHIQALGDNRFIKDYFVRKHGRTVAHQRSPYRLFTQDEANSLMEQAGFRHERVSNDGLFHQYARR, from the coding sequence GTGGCAGATTCCTATGCGGGGCTTTCTCACCACTACGACCTGATCGTGACGTCCGGCTACTACGACTACGACGCGTACACCCGGACCCTCCTCGATCTCGTCCAAGACCGTCGGCTGCTCCTTGAGGTCGGCGTGGGGACGGGCCTGGTCTGCGAGGAGCTCCTGCGGCTGGCAGACACGGACCTTGTGATCACCGGCATTGACCACACCGCGAGCATGCTCGCCCAGGCCAGGTCGAGGCTGGGCAGCCGCGTCCGCCTGATCCAGCAGGACGTGCTCCACATGGCACTGCCCACCCAGTACGACGTCGCCTTCTCCGTCGGCGGTGTCTGGTACCACATCCACGACCACCACCAGGGCCAGAGCCAGGGTCACACCATGCTGGGTAGCCATCTCCTGTCGGACGACGACAACTCCCAAGCCCTCGCCCACCTGCATGCCGCCCTACGGCCCGGCGGCATTCTGCTGCTGGCCGCCCAGGGCCCCCACGTCAACCACCACCGCGAACTGCCCGGCGGACTCCTCTACTCACAGCACATCCAGGCCCTGGGCGACAACCGGTTCATCAAGGACTACTTCGTCAGAAAGCACGGCCGGACCGTCGCCCATCAGCGCTCCCCCTACCGCCTCTTCACCCAGGACGAGGCCAACTCCCTGATGGAACAGGCCGGTTTCCGGCACGAACGCGTCAGCAACGACGGACTCTTCCACCAGTACGCCCGGCGATGA
- a CDS encoding alpha/beta fold hydrolase, whose protein sequence is MSETSETGVLRTGVQVDGESASYLTVEQDGPAVLLLHGTYWSRVWLPVMDRLAEAGLRPIAVDLPGLGRSGGELTLKTATVPAIADWVTRFASALKISGPIAVAGHDIGGAVAQHLLVHDVLEVSRLALVNSVTYDSWPAPHVARFRSPGDAAGATADDVLDARRRAVTAALAGAATEQLITDYLEPWTDARVRRSWMALAGAADSRYTLDLAPALRRSTTPKLLIWGEEDAFEKVEYAERFASEIPNTALVRIPDAGHIPTENAPGEIARALVDFFTA, encoded by the coding sequence ATGAGTGAGACGAGCGAAACGGGAGTGCTGAGGACCGGAGTCCAGGTCGACGGCGAATCAGCGAGCTATCTGACCGTGGAGCAGGACGGCCCCGCCGTGTTGCTGCTGCACGGAACGTACTGGAGCCGGGTCTGGCTCCCTGTGATGGACCGCCTGGCTGAGGCGGGGCTGCGGCCTATTGCGGTCGATCTCCCCGGGCTTGGGCGCTCGGGAGGCGAACTCACCCTGAAAACTGCCACGGTCCCGGCCATTGCGGACTGGGTGACACGATTTGCGTCCGCCCTGAAGATCTCCGGGCCGATCGCCGTGGCGGGTCATGACATCGGCGGCGCCGTCGCCCAGCATCTCCTCGTCCACGATGTGCTGGAGGTGTCCCGGCTGGCCTTGGTCAACTCGGTCACCTACGACTCCTGGCCGGCGCCTCACGTGGCCCGGTTCCGGAGCCCGGGGGACGCTGCGGGGGCCACCGCCGACGACGTTCTCGACGCCCGCCGACGGGCGGTGACGGCGGCACTGGCCGGCGCCGCAACCGAGCAGCTGATCACGGACTATCTGGAGCCGTGGACCGATGCGCGGGTACGCCGCTCCTGGATGGCCCTGGCAGGCGCGGCCGACAGCCGCTACACCCTTGATCTCGCGCCCGCGCTGCGGCGGTCCACGACGCCCAAGTTGTTGATCTGGGGCGAGGAGGATGCCTTCGAGAAGGTGGAGTACGCCGAGCGGTTCGCCTCGGAGATCCCGAACACCGCGCTCGTACGTATTCCAGATGCGGGGCACATCCCCACAGAGAACGCGCCCGGCGAGATCGCCCGCGCGCTCGTCGACTTCTTCACCGCCTAG